One stretch of Nocardia mangyaensis DNA includes these proteins:
- a CDS encoding lipid-transfer protein, whose amino-acid sequence MTSDRDIAVLGAGMHQWGKWGRNFVEYGLVAARAALADAGVDHRDVGYIAGADTIRNGYPGFVSGATFAQALGWTGARISSSYAACASGAQAIANARAQILAGLCDVALVVGADTTPKGFFQPVGGERRDDPDWLRFHLLGATNPIYFALYARRRMALYGATLDDFAAVKVKNARHGLNNPYARYRKEVSAEEVAASAIVSDPLRLLDICATSDGGAAVVLTSMDYARRHGIADPVRIRALSTVTPTFPKTVLDLPDFATDSAVAVEPPSREFRSAVAHAAYEEAGLGPDELSLAEVYDLSTALELDWYEDIGLCETGGAEKLLRSGATTLGGHVPVNPSGGLACFGEAIPAQAIAQVCELTWQLRGQAEGRQVDDARAGIAVNQGLFGHGSAIIATR is encoded by the coding sequence ATGACCAGTGATCGCGATATCGCCGTCCTCGGTGCGGGCATGCACCAGTGGGGCAAATGGGGACGCAACTTCGTCGAATACGGACTGGTCGCGGCACGCGCGGCGCTGGCCGACGCCGGAGTGGACCACCGCGACGTCGGCTACATCGCCGGCGCCGACACGATCCGCAACGGATACCCCGGTTTCGTCTCGGGCGCGACCTTCGCCCAAGCGCTCGGCTGGACGGGTGCCCGGATCTCGAGCAGCTACGCCGCGTGCGCCTCCGGTGCCCAGGCGATCGCCAACGCCCGCGCCCAGATCCTCGCCGGGTTGTGCGATGTGGCGCTGGTGGTCGGCGCGGACACCACCCCGAAGGGCTTCTTCCAGCCGGTCGGCGGCGAACGCCGCGACGATCCGGACTGGTTGCGTTTCCACCTACTCGGCGCGACGAACCCCATCTACTTCGCGCTGTACGCCCGCCGGCGCATGGCGCTGTACGGCGCCACCCTCGACGATTTCGCCGCGGTCAAGGTGAAGAACGCCCGGCACGGCCTGAACAACCCGTACGCCCGCTATCGTAAGGAGGTCTCGGCCGAAGAGGTCGCCGCCTCGGCGATCGTCTCCGACCCGTTGCGGCTGCTCGACATCTGCGCCACCAGCGACGGCGGCGCCGCCGTGGTGCTGACCTCGATGGACTACGCGAGACGCCACGGCATCGCCGATCCGGTCCGCATCCGGGCCCTGTCGACGGTCACTCCGACCTTCCCGAAAACGGTGCTCGACCTCCCGGATTTCGCGACGGACTCCGCCGTCGCCGTGGAGCCGCCCTCGCGCGAGTTCCGTTCCGCTGTCGCGCACGCCGCCTACGAGGAGGCCGGGCTCGGCCCCGACGAGCTGTCGCTCGCCGAGGTCTATGACCTGTCCACCGCACTCGAGTTGGACTGGTACGAAGACATCGGGCTGTGCGAGACCGGCGGCGCGGAAAAACTCTTGCGCAGTGGTGCGACGACGTTGGGCGGCCACGTGCCGGTGAACCCCAGCGGCGGGCTGGCCTGCTTCGGTGAGGCGATCCCCGCGCAGGCGATCGCCCAGGTCTGCGAACTCACCTGGCAGTTGCGCGGCCAGGCCGAGGGCCGCCAAGTCGACGACGCGCGCGCGGGCATCGCGGTGAACCAGGGCCTGTTCGGCCACGGATCGGCCATCATCGCCACCCGCTGA
- a CDS encoding Zn-ribbon domain-containing OB-fold protein: protein MQKEQRPAVADWFTADDGTVRLQGSRCTACGTPYFPRNTLACRNPQCAGPRDGSELAEYLFSTRGRIWSYADARYKPPPPYVSPEPFVPYVVAAVELEVEQMVILGQVVRGLTVDDLAVGMPVELTLGVLYEDEEAEHTVWMWRPVDDQ, encoded by the coding sequence GTGCAGAAAGAACAACGCCCTGCCGTGGCCGACTGGTTCACTGCGGACGACGGCACGGTGCGTCTGCAGGGAAGTCGATGTACTGCCTGCGGCACACCGTATTTCCCGCGGAACACGCTGGCCTGCCGGAATCCGCAGTGCGCAGGTCCTCGAGACGGCTCCGAACTCGCCGAGTACCTGTTCTCCACCCGTGGCCGGATCTGGTCGTACGCCGACGCCCGCTACAAACCGCCCCCGCCCTATGTCTCACCCGAGCCGTTCGTGCCGTATGTCGTCGCGGCCGTGGAGCTCGAGGTCGAGCAGATGGTGATTCTCGGACAGGTGGTGCGCGGCCTGACGGTCGACGACCTGGCGGTCGGCATGCCGGTCGAACTGACCCTCGGCGTGCTGTACGAGGACGAGGAAGCCGAGCACACGGTGTGGATGTGGAGGCCCGTCGATGACCAGTGA